The DNA segment ACATTATTTTGAATGAACCAAGTACGGAAAATCATTTTCTAAGTAAGCATGCCGAACTTTTACTATCCAGTTATTATCGGTTAACTGGAAAGAAACTAATTGATGATACTGATTTAAATATCAATATTGCTAAAGCTTTATTTGACGCTGACTTTGTGGTGGTATCGCATGGTACTGAAAGTGATCCAATATTCAATTATGGTAACCAGTCGGCATTAAAATCATTTGAACTTAGCTGGTCAGATTTTGTTACTTTGCCATCGAGGAAGTCAGCGAAACCCATGGATCGTGATGAAAGACAGGTTTTACTGGCGAGAGTCACGGCGTTTGGTTTCATTGATGATTATCGCGGTTTACGTATTTCCTCTACAGGTCGTACTTTTTGGATAGAAAATGCAACTGTGTGGAATCTTATTGATAACAATGGGGCTTTTCGTGGTCAAGCTGCTATGTTTAAACCATAGACTTGCTAAATTACATTCTGTACAATCAGTTTCAAGCTAATTCAGCATTTCAATTCTGTAATTAGTTTTCCTTCGTATAACCCTAATAATATGGATTAGGGGTCTCTACCAGGAACCAATAATTCCTGATTACGAGGAGTTTAGTACTTTAATACTTTTCTCTTTGTAGTGTCTGTTATTAAAGAGAAGTACTTAATAAATTTTATTAGGAACTTAATCATGAAACAATTTATTCAAAATTTACCTAAAGTAGAACTTCATTTACACATCGAAGGCACGCTTGAACCCGAACTTATGTTCGAACTTGCCGCACGCAATAATATAGATATTCCTTTCAGCTCATGTGCCGAAGTTAAAGACGCGTACAACTTCCATAACCTGCAATCGTTTTTAGATATTTATTATCAAGGTGCGAATGTATTAATCACAGAACAGGATTTTTTCGACCTTACCTGGGCTTATCTGCTGCGTTGTAAAAACGACAATGTTGTTCATACCGAGGTTTTTTTCGATCCACAAACACACACCGAGCGTGGTATCAGTTTTGATACTGTTGTTAACGGTATCCATAATGCGTTATCTCAAGCAGTTGATGAGCTCGGTATTACCAGTCAATTGATCATGTGTTTTTTACGTCATCTCGATGAGAAATCCGCATTTATAGCATTAAATCAATCACTTGAACACAAAGACAAGATCGTCGCCGTCGGGTTAGATTCGTTAGAAAATGGTAACCCAGCCAGTAAGTTTGAGCGAGTATTTAAATATGCACTTGATGAAGGATTTTTAACTGTAGCACATGCTGGTGAAGAAGGGCCCGCCAGTAGCATTCGTGATGCGTTAGACCTGCTGAAATTAACCCGTATTGATCATGGTGTACGCTGTTCGGATGATGAAACGTTCGTTAAAGAGTTAGCCAAACATAGAACACCGTTGACCGTTTGTCCGCTTTCTAACATCAAACTAAAAGTTTTTGAACACATGGCTGAACATAATATTGTTGAGTTATTGCGTAAAGGCGTGTGTGTGACGATCAATTCTGATGATCCGGCATACTTTGGTGGTTATATGACAGACAATTTTATGGCTGTTGGAGAGGCGCATTCTATGTCTAAAACTGAAATAGCACAATTTACCTTTAATGCAATTGAAGCAAGTTTTATTTCAGATCAGGAAAAAAACCGGTTAATGTCGATGAATCAAACCTATTTAGATCAAAATATGTAATCTAGTACCGCAAAAGTGCCATTTTTACGGGGGATGAATTATACCTGTATGTATATACAGGTATAATTCTGATCACGAAAAATCAATACCTATCTTTTTAAAACCAATCTTTTGTGCATTTGCCGCGGCCGCATCGATCGTCTTAAATGCCCTTGGGATATTTGATTCTTCACGTTGTGACGTCATCACATGTACATTCTTATTTACTGTTTTTACTATTAAGATATAACCGTTCATTAATGGCGCTCGTTTTATTGTTACCGTTTTAAGACCGCCATTATCAAATAAAACTTTTAGTTCTTTCAGTTCCAAACCAATGAATTCCTGATATTTCAGTTAAAATTATAGATGTTATTGTACAATCAAAACTAGTATTTTAACAATCAAATTCTAAATTTGATGTCGCTATATATAACTAAAAATGGTCCAGTCAATACAATTTACTGGACCATTTATTCTTTAAAAAGATAGGGTTATAAAATTAGTTGTTTATCTCTTTAGAAACCAGTACTCCTTCTTTACTGTAATCTTTTATTTCACCAGATTTAACTCGGGCAATAAACGAATGTAACTCTTTTTTCACCACTGGCATTAAGAAATACAAACCGATGATATTGAAGATAGACATTGCAAAGATAGCTGCATCAGAGAAATCAATCACAGCACCAAAGCTCACACTTGCCCCGACAACCACAAAACAGCAGAACATAATTTTATAGACAAGTTCCGTCTTTTTGCCTTCACCGAACAGATATGTCCAAGCTTTAAGGCCATAATAAGACCATGAGATCATTGTTGAGAAAGCAAACATAACAACAGCCACTGCCAGAATATACTCGAAGATATCAGCCGTTTCAGTAAACGCCGCGGCGGTCAGTGTTACACCGCTAAGGTCGCCATTGTTCATTCCTGAAATGGTGATAACCAGTGCCGTCATAGTACAAATGATCACGGTATCAATGAATGGTTCGAGTACCGAAACGAGACCTTCAGTTATAGGCTCTTTGGTTTTTACTGCTGCATGCGCAATCGCTGCTGAACCCACACCAGCTTCATTCGAGAATGTCGCACGTTTCATACCTTGGATTAATGCACCAACAAAACCACCGGCAACACCAGCACCCGTGAAGGCACCTTCAATGATTTGGGCAAATGCATCGCCAATCATAGATGCGTTTGATACCAACACAATAACCGACATGCCTACATATAGCAGGGCCATTGCTGGGACTAATTTACTTGTTACTTTCGCAATTGATGGCATGCCACCAATAATAACCGAACCAACCATAATGGCTAAAATAACCCCTGTAACCCAACCATAACCATCAGGTATACCCAGAGCTTGTACAATCATTGCGTTCGCTTGGTTGCCTTGGAACATGTTGCCACCACCAAGTGCGCCTAAGATAGTCATAATTGCAAAACCGACAGCCAGGAATTTGCCTAGATTAGTAAAACCACGTTCTTTTAAACCTCGGCTAAGGTAATACATTGGACCACCCGAGACTTCACCGTTTGGCAGTTCATTACGATACTTAACACCAAGTGTACATTCACAGAACTTTGAAGCCATACCGAGTAGGCCACACAGGATCATCCAGAACGTGGCACCGGGACCACCAATGGCAAGTGCAGCACCAACGCCGGCAATATTACCAAGTCCGACCGTACCAGAAAGAGCGGTTGTTAAGGCTTGGAAGTGAGACACCTGGCCAGGATCGTTATTGTTCGGATCAGTGAAGTCACCTTTAACGATCTTAACCGCTAAACCGAAACGCTTGAACTGAACAAAACCGAAATAAAATGTGAAAATAATGGCCGCGATAAATAACCAGCCTACGATGATGGGAAAATTTGTCCCATTAACAGGGACTGAGGTGAAAATAGCGTTAGCGAACCAACTTAGGTTGTCGTTAAAGAACTGATCAACAGCCTTATCAAACCCGACTGGTTCACTGGCGGCGAAAGCCGAAGAGGTAAACATGCTTAATATTACAGCAATATAGCAACTAACCTTAGAGATCATATTCAATTCCATCCATGTTTTATCTTATTTAAGCGATACCAATAGAATAATTCACTATTCAACACTGTATTTACCGCTCCATGGCAAAATAATTTAGCAATAAATAAACATTTCATCAACAATTGATAATGACTTGCAGTAGATGTTTATTCTTACAAAAACTTTATAACTAGTTTTATAATCCCCATAAAGTAGTTCAGGCAGTTACTACAGCTTAAATATGATTCTTTGTTAGTTTATGTGCGATTAACGTTTTATAGGTTACGATCTGTTAAGTTTGTCACCTTTTTTTAGCATAATACTCTAAATTAGTTAGTCTATATGGTTTCATGTACTTATAAGGAGTTAGTCTATTTAGGTGTTTAAATTGGGGGATTTAAAAGCATCAATTGTAGTCAATGTATAATTCATGCCATTGCTTATTTCGGTTTTAGTAATTCGTCTATATAGGTTAATCCTCTTATTAAACGGTCTAAATAACGGATAATTAGTGTGACATCATTATTTTAGTGACAGATATCACTGTGCGAATGATTTAGATTTGCAATTGATAATAAATCTCATTAACATTAGTATATCTTATAAATTTGAGGTGGATTATGGAATTGCAACAATGCTGGATGTGTTACCTAAAGGCAGAAAAGTTAATGGAACATGGTTATTGGCCTGAAGCTCATCAGCTATACGGGGAGGTATTAGACCATCTTCCAAACCATATTCATCAGGCATTAGAAAATGAGCATATTAAACCGTGCCAGTTTTCATGCTTGTTATCAGGGTTAAGAGATGCCACTGTCGCGCAGTCTGAGATCCTCAATCAAATGGGGCAGCAACAACGCGCATTTACCACGTTGAACCAGTGTTATGCGCTGTTGCAGTTCATTTCTCTTGAAACAAGTTATCTTGTTCAACGAACGATGACGCTTATCGATAATAAAAGTGAAGATATTCTCCGTCATATGGGCGCTTTTTGTCACGCTCAACGCGATGCTCAGTGGATGCTTAAATATGAACATATCCAGAAAGCGCATCATCACTTTGCTAAGCTAAGAGTGACGGCAGACCCACACCACACCATGCAACGCATCTGTTAAATGGATAAGGACGTATCATGCTAAACCAAACCATTCTTCGAGTTCGTAACCTATCCGTCAGTTTTACGACCAATGACGGAATAGTTGATGCGGTGAAAAATGTCAACTTTGAGTTGAGATCCGGTGAAACACTGGCTATTGTCGGTGAATCGGGATCGGGTAAATCGGTATCCTCTAATGCGCTAATGTGCCTATTACCAGCCAATGCTATCGTGTCTTCACAATCAAGCATTGTTTTTGAAGGTGAATCGATCTTAGACAAAACTGAACGTCAAATGCAGTCAATCCGGGGTGATCGTATTGGTATGGTTTTCCAAGAACCAATGACGTCTCTGAACCCCTATTTACGAGTGGGTATTCAGGTTGCCGAAGCCATGATATGCCATCGTAAAGTGTCAAAAAAACAGGCTAAAATACGTGTTTTAGAACTCTTTACTCTCGTTCATTTACCTAGTCCAGAACAAGCTTACAGCAAGTATCCACATGAATTTTCAGGCGGTCAGCTACAACGTATTATGATTGCAATGGCGCTTATCAATGAACCTGACATTCTAATTGCTGACGAACCGACCACTGCGTTAGATGTTACGGTGCAGGCCGAAGTGCTGGATTTAATTAAAGAATTCCAGAGAAAAATGGGTATGGCTATTTTGTTTATTACGCACGACCTCGGCGTTGTTAAACACCTTGCTGACCGAGTGATGGTAATGTGCAAGGGGGAAATAGTGGAAGAAGGGGAAACGGGACTACTTTTCCGGGAACCACAACACGCATATACCAAAATGCTGATTAACTCGATCCCGAAAGGTCAAAAACAGCCAGTCAAAGCAACTGCTCCAGAGCTACTTTGTGCTGAAAACATTAAGGTTAAGTTCCTAGTTAAATCTCACTTCATTCCCAGCAAATCCGAATATTTTGAAGCGGTTAAAGGCATTTCACTCACACTGAAACAAGGTGAGACGTTGGGCATTGTCGGTGAATCTGGCTCTGGTAAATCGACTCTAGGTCGAGCTATCATTGGCTTGTTGCCCTTTACCGGTAATCTCTCCTATAAAGGTCAAGATCTCAGTTTACTCAGTGATAAGGAAAAATTTGCACTGAAAAAAGACGTGCAGATGGTTTTCCAGGACCCGTACGGATCGCTGTCACCGCGTATGACGGTTGGCGAAATCATTACTGAAGGCTTAAGGATGCACAAACCTAAAATGTCCAAACAGGAACGGTTACAAAAAGCCTGTCTCGCGCTCGAAGAAGTGCGTTTAGAACCGAACTCAATCAATCGTTATCCGCACGAGTTTTCTGGTGGTCAGCGTCAACGTATTGCCATTGCGAGAGCACTGATTTTGAAGCCGTCAAAGCCCTATCTGACCGAGTATTAGTGATGCAAAAAGGGAGAGTGATGGAGCAGGGAACTGCTGAGGAAATATTTAATAACCCTCAGCACGATTACACTAAAAAACTGATCAACGCTTCGTTTGACTTGGATGAAGTGGCAATCGAGGGCGTATCTTAGCTTTCATTAATATAAATGAAATGCCGCAATATGCGGCATTTTATAGGCATCGAGCAAGCAAGTTTGATGGTTTCAAATAATATGTTGAAACTGGTATGACCTCGCGTACAATGTTGTAAATATGTTACATGAATGGATAAGCTAAAATGGATAATTTTTTCACAGATGAAGTAGATGTTTATTGCCAAGATGGTTACAAACTTTCGGCCACACTCTTTAAACCCACAACTGAGATAAAAGCAGCAATTTTGCTTGCACCAGCGACTGGGATAACACAACAGTTTTACAAAAATTTCGCCTGTTTTTTAGCTGAGCATGGATATGCTGTGATCACGTTTGATAACCGAGGTATTGGAAAGTCATTATCGGGTAAAGTCAGTGCGAGTACCGCATCACTACAGTGTTGGGGAGAGCAAGATATGCCGGCAGTCCTTGAGTTTCTCAAAACAACCTATCCAGATAGCTCTTATCACCTGATTGGCCACAGCGCCGGAGGGCAATTAGTCGGCTTAATGCATAATGCGAAAGACCTCAGCTCCATTTTCACTTTTGCTAGCTCTTCTGGTCGATTAAAAAACATGAAAATGCCTTATGCTTTTAAAGCACATTTCTTTATGAATATTTTCATACCAATGAGTAACCTACTTTTTGGTCATACTAAGTCACAGTTACTTGGCATGGGAGAACCTTTACCTAAACGCGTAGCGCAGCAATGGCGTCACTGGTGTAATGGACAGGGGTATGTGAAGACGGCCTTTGGTAAATCGATATATAATCACCTGTACGATACACTCTCGATGCCGTCGCTGTGGGTTAATGCCAGCGATGATGACATCGCTATTGATGTCAATGTGACTGATATGTTGACCGTGTTTAAAAATATGAACGCTGAAACAATGACCTTATCGCCTGAAGCATGTAATTTAAGTGAAATAGGTCACATGAAGTTTTTTAGTCGCAAGGCGAGTCATTTATGGGAACACCCTTTAACCTGGTTAGAAAATAATGTCCCCCCGCAGTAGTGCAGTCGGTAATAGACTGTTAAATAGATCTACGCAGTTTAATCTACCGACACACATCCTGATATAGCTGATCAGCGAGATGCTTAATGGTATTACCTTCTGGGTGCGTATGGGCGAAGGTTCGTAATCCATATATACCCATCATCAGGTAGTGAGCACGTAAATCCGCATTACGGTCGCTGGTAATTTCCTTTTGATCAATAGCCTGTTGCAATACATGGGTAATCGCCACCTGCCAGTTGGCAAGATGTAGCGTAATAATGTCATGTACTTCTGCATCTTGTTCAGCGACTTCATTCAGCGCCTTAGTCAGTAAACAAGCCCGAGAGGCATCGCAGCTCTGACATTCTAGAACAATATGATCCAGATAGGCTTTAAGCTCAGTGAGTACGGGACGTTGACCGGTGAAAATCCCAGCGAACTCCGCATTTCTATCTAGACGATACTGCTCTAATGCGGCTAACAGAAGGCCGCGCTTATTCTCGAACGCACAATAGATAGAACCAGGGTGCAAACCTGTGGCCTTTTTCAGATCTTGCATACTGGTCTTACCGTAACCTTTATCCATGAAGGAGGTCATCGCAGATCTCAGTACTTTCTCTCTGTCAAATTCTGCAATACGCATGGCTAGTTCGTCGCTCTCTTTGGGACTCTTTATATCTGAGTCATATTATGCAATGACCCTCATTATAATCAATAATGAACGCTTATTCAAAAATAGTTGTTGAATGATCATTCAAAAAAGATTATCTTGAACGTACATTCAAGAAAGAATCATTGATAATCAGAGGCGCTATGACTGCTAACTTATTTCAAACTTATGTACTTAATAAGACTTTATCTTTAAAAAATCGCATTCTAATGGCACCGCTGACCCGTTGTGTGGCTGATGATGAATTAGTACCGACTCAAGATATGGCTGACTACTATGGTCGTCGGGCCGAGGCCGGTTTAATCATTTCTGAAGCGGTGATCATACGTCCTGACGGTCAAGGTTATCCAAATACCCCGGGTATCTTTACGCCAGCACAAATTGATGGTTGGAGAACCGTAACTGATGCGGTACATGCAAACGCTGGTAAAATATTTGCACAGCTCTGGCATACAGGCCGTGTCGCACATCCACACTTTTATCAAGCAACGGGTAGCCAAGATGTAATGGCACCTTCTGCAGTGGGTATTGAAGGCAGTGTACCGAGAATGCGCGAGCTTACTTATCAAATACCAAAGGCGATAACGGTTGAAGAGATAGCTCAGTTAGTGAGTGATTATTCTCAAGCCGCGGCAAACGCGATAGACGCTGGTTTTGATGGCGTTGAAATTCACGGTGCTAACGGTTACTTAATTGATCAATTCTTACATCACGACAGTAACCGCCGCAGTGATGAATATGGCCAGACACCTGAAAACATGTCACGTTTCGCTCTTGAAGTACTAGATGCAATCGTTGCTCGTATCGGTAATGACAGAACGGCACTACGTATATCACCCGGTGCATACTTCAATATGGCTGGCGACAGTCGTGATCGTGCGGTATTCGATTATCTTATCCCCGAGATTGAGCAGCGTGATTTAGCTTTCTTACATATTGGCATTTTTGATGATGCGATGGAATTTGATTATTTAGGTGGTCGAGCGTCAAGTTATGTTCGTAGCATTTATAACAAGACATTAGTGGGCGTGGGTAGCTTTACTGCTGAAGCCGGTAGTCAAGCGATTGCGGATGATAAATTTGATCTGCTGGCGATAGGTCGACCATTTATTGCTAACCCTGATTATGTCGAGCGTGTTCGTGATGGTAAGGATTTAGTTGAATATTCAGATGAGATGTTGACGAGTCTGGTATAAGACAGAGTACTAATATTTTGTAGGTAGCGATAAGAATTAAGCGGGTTAGCATTGTGCTAGCCCTTTTTGTATTAAAGCGTTTAAAGCAATTAACGCAAACCATCGAGCTAAGCAAGCCTTATCGTCAGTGCTGGTGGACCATACAGTCATGATTTACCGACCTGAATTTAAACCACAAGTAACCAAGGGCTGTTATTAGCTTAGAAGATATTGCCGCGGCCGCTTACGCCCAGCATGTATTATGGGGAGCTTTATTGTTGCAAGTTGTTATCTAGTGGAGGTCGTTTTGCTGTGGATCATATGGTTAAGCGCAAAATAGATTTGACGTAATCAGCTTTTGTAGAGGTTCAACTCGACAGCACAGTAGTTTTACATACGTGGGGTGAAATCTGATTATCTGTTTCCGGTAAAAGCCCTTGCTAATGTGTATCGAGCTAAGATGATGCAAGCGTTAAGGCATCGAGAATTAGTTATTGAGAAAACCGATGCGTTAATGAAAAAATCTTGGAATGTATACAGTAAAGCATGTTGCATGTACTTCCTAAGGGCGTGATGCGAGTTCGTCACTTTGGTTTTTTGGCTAATGCTTGTAAACGAAAAAGACTGGCGCTTATTAAAGAGCAGTTATCATCGGCTCCCGCTAAAGCAGAACATACATCAGTAGAATACGCCATGAGCAAGGCCTGTAATAATACGGGCGATAATTAACGTATCATAACCCGGTGCTTGCCACGCCAGTAAATTACCAACCACAAACAAGGACATCACAGCAAGTAAGACGTGCTTTCGATTCCACTTGCCAGTCAGTGCCGTTAAAACTGGCGCGCCAACCGCAACACCAAGGGCGTAAAGGCTAACTAAAAGACCGGCTGATGGTAGGGATACATTTAAATCGGCCGCCATCGTAGGAATAAGTCCTACGATGACGAACTCGGTGGTTCCGATAGCAAAGGCGCTGAGCGTCAATGCAAGTAGTGCTAAAGGCATAAGGATTATCTCTGTTGATTGGCGTATCTATACTTAATCGCACTACGCGGCGTGTTGAGTTGACTGATGAAGGTCGGCAATTTGTCGAAACCATACGTATTGGCTTGCTGCGCATTCAACAAGCGGAGGAAGAGCTTATTACGCGCGGAGAATTACCTAAAGGGCGCTTACGCGTCGATGCTGCCAGCCCGTTTGTGTTTCATCAGTTAGTGCCACTGGTGCAAGCATTTAATAAGGTTTTGTAGACCTGTTAGAGAAGAAAACCGATCTGGCTTTTCTGGGCCAAAAATACTCAATCATTGGCCGCTAAAAGGTTTTGAAACATTAGCGTCCACTTTGACCTCTAGCAATGGTGAAACCGTTCGCCAACTGACGTTAGCGGGGAATGGTATTGCCTGTTTATCGGGCTTTATGGTAAAAAAAGATATTGAAGAAGGGCGATTGGTCGCGTTATTGGAGCCTGAAAAATTAATCAATACGGGCAGAGAGCAGATCAACGCGGTGTTCTATAAGTCTTCTTCCGTAGCAAAACGTATTTCGGCGTTTATCGATTTTATCCAGCCTAAGATCTCTTTATGAGTTAAATTCGCTGTGATTTAAGCTAAGTTTATGGCTAATCTAAATTGTGTTTACTCACCGATAAACGTTGAACGAGTGCGAGCTTAATAGAAAGCAGAATAGCTTGCTTAGCCATGATCTCAATTGGGTAATTAATGGTGGCAGGTTTAGCATTAAAAAAGTCCCTTTGTTTAGTAGGGACTTTTTCCGTGGTAAATGCTCAACATACCTATCTAGGCTGTTATTAACTTACTGCCTAGAATACCGGCTGTCAGTAATAACCACCTTCCGGGTTATGAACCTGAGGATCGTCTTTGATATATTCAAATCCGACTTCAAATTCGTGATTATCCATAAAATCAATAACCTGCATTGTATGTTGTTCGCGATCAATACTGATGATGTGACCATCGCCTTTTTTACTGGAAATCATCATTCCGGTATGTAATTTTGACAGATCCATAAAACCTCCGACTTTAGACTGTTCTATTAATTATAGACACCATTGGCAAACTACAAATGCTGTTGTGCCACAAACGATCTAATAATGCATCTGCGGTCGTCGTGTTACTTATCATGTTGTAGCACTCACTTACCGGCAATTGACTCACCATTTTTACGTAACGCTACGTGAAATCAGAATCTGTAATCGACATCCTAAATCTATTTTACGTCGGTTCGCTCCAAGTTAATTACTTAAAACCCGATGAGCATCTACGGTATGAGATTTGGCTCAGTCATGCCCGCTCCTTTAGATAATTATTTTATGTTGTTCCATATTGAAAGGTAGGCGGTGGTGTTTTGTTTCAATATGAAACGGGAGGGGCTATTTTATGAATTTTTGTGACTTAAGTTAAATTAACCGCTAATACAAATAAACAAACAATCTTTAACTGTGGGGACGATCGAGTTTATTGAACGCAATATCATAAAAAAGTTTTATTTAATAAATAGATTGGTTAATTTGGTATTACAAATAAAAGATGATTCTATAAAGTGACGTTTAAATTATTTATCACTTAGATTAGCATGTAGATTTAAAGAACAACTCAATGTGACAGTTATTTTTAATAACCAGAAAATACTGGTTATTAATACAGGATTATTTATCTAAACGTGATATCAGTGTCGTATAAGCAAAGCATTCAGGCATTTTTTAATTTTGTTTTTTCGTTTAAATACGGAATGTCGGTTATAGGATTAACAACTAATTTAGAATATAAAATTAATTAATTATAATCATAAAAGGGTAAAACTATGTACATTTTAAAAGATAATTTTAGTCAACCTAGCGACAGAATAATAACATTGAAAAATCAAATGCGTGACGCTGTCCCGCGTGTAGAAGCAAGCCGGGCATTATTACTTACAGCATCATACAAAGAAACTGAAGATAAACCAACCGTTTTACGAAGAGCAAAAGCCTTTGAGAAAATACTAAATGAAATTCCAATCATAATAAGAGATGAAGAATTGATAGTAGGAAGTCAGACTATTGAACCTAAATCATCTCAAGTTTTTCCTGAATTCTCGCATAAATGGATTGTTGATGAATTTGAAACGATGGATAAAAGAAGCGGAGATGCTTTCCAAATAAGTGACGAAGTAAAAGAACAGCTGAAAGATGTTTTTAATTACTGGGAAGGTAAAACGACATCTGAATTAGCCATTTCATATATGACAAAAGAAAATATAGAAGCATTGGAAGAAAATGTATTTACAGTGGGTAATTACCACCTTAACGGCATTGGACATGTTTCGGTAGATTATGCCAAAATCCTAAAAAAAGGTTATCGAGGTATCATTGAAGAAGTAGAAAACACGATGGCAGCGGCTGACAAAACAGCTCCCAATTATTTAAAACAGAGACCATTTTGGGAATCAATAATTATATCTTGTAATGCAGTTATCAGGTACGCCAATCGATATGCAGATTTGGCAAATGAAATGGCAGCACAGGAAAACAATACTCGTCGTAAAGAAGAGCTTTTAATTATTGCTAAAAACTGTAAAAAAGTGCCTGAATTTGGTGCGTCAAACTTCTATGAAGCCTGCCAATCTTTTTGGTTTATCGATATGGTTATCAGCATCGAATCAAATGGTCACTCAATATCTCCGGGTAGATTTGACCAATATATGTATCCTTATTATGAAATGGATACGAAATCAACAGATTTTGATATTGATAAAGCACAAGAATTAATTGATTGTATCTGGGTAAAATTTAATGACCTTAATAAAGTAAGAGATGCGATTTCTACAAGAGCTTTTGGTGGCTACCCATTGTTCCAAAACCTCATTGTAGGCGGTCAGACCAAAGATGGTAAAGATGCGACTAATGATCTTACCTATATGTGTATTGATGCGTCTGCTCACGTACGATTATCTGCACCTTCTTTTTCGGTGAGAATCTGGAATAAAACACCTGATGAACTTCTTATGAGAAGTTGTGAGCTTAGTCGACTCGGAACTGGTATGCCTTCCT comes from the Moritella yayanosii genome and includes:
- a CDS encoding MEKHLA domain-containing protein, translating into MNEPSTENHFLSKHAELLLSSYYRLTGKKLIDDTDLNINIAKALFDADFVVVSHGTESDPIFNYGNQSALKSFELSWSDFVTLPSRKSAKPMDRDERQVLLARVTAFGFIDDYRGLRISSTGRTFWIENATVWNLIDNNGAFRGQAAMFKP
- a CDS encoding alanine/glycine:cation symporter family protein, with the translated sequence MISKVSCYIAVILSMFTSSAFAASEPVGFDKAVDQFFNDNLSWFANAIFTSVPVNGTNFPIIVGWLFIAAIIFTFYFGFVQFKRFGLAVKIVKGDFTDPNNNDPGQVSHFQALTTALSGTVGLGNIAGVGAALAIGGPGATFWMILCGLLGMASKFCECTLGVKYRNELPNGEVSGGPMYYLSRGLKERGFTNLGKFLAVGFAIMTILGALGGGNMFQGNQANAMIVQALGIPDGYGWVTGVILAIMVGSVIIGGMPSIAKVTSKLVPAMALLYVGMSVIVLVSNASMIGDAFAQIIEGAFTGAGVAGGFVGALIQGMKRATFSNEAGVGSAAIAHAAVKTKEPITEGLVSVLEPFIDTVIICTMTALVITISGMNNGDLSGVTLTAAAFTETADIFEYILAVAVVMFAFSTMISWSYYGLKAWTYLFGEGKKTELVYKIMFCCFVVVGASVSFGAVIDFSDAAIFAMSIFNIIGLYFLMPVVKKELHSFIARVKSGEIKDYSKEGVLVSKEINN
- a CDS encoding adenosine deaminase produces the protein MKQFIQNLPKVELHLHIEGTLEPELMFELAARNNIDIPFSSCAEVKDAYNFHNLQSFLDIYYQGANVLITEQDFFDLTWAYLLRCKNDNVVHTEVFFDPQTHTERGISFDTVVNGIHNALSQAVDELGITSQLIMCFLRHLDEKSAFIALNQSLEHKDKIVAVGLDSLENGNPASKFERVFKYALDEGFLTVAHAGEEGPASSIRDALDLLKLTRIDHGVRCSDDETFVKELAKHRTPLTVCPLSNIKLKVFEHMAEHNIVELLRKGVCVTINSDDPAYFGGYMTDNFMAVGEAHSMSKTEIAQFTFNAIEASFISDQEKNRLMSMNQTYLDQNM
- a CDS encoding ABC transporter ATP-binding protein, which translates into the protein MEQGTAEEIFNNPQHDYTKKLINASFDLDEVAIEGVS
- a CDS encoding ABC transporter ATP-binding protein, translating into MLNQTILRVRNLSVSFTTNDGIVDAVKNVNFELRSGETLAIVGESGSGKSVSSNALMCLLPANAIVSSQSSIVFEGESILDKTERQMQSIRGDRIGMVFQEPMTSLNPYLRVGIQVAEAMICHRKVSKKQAKIRVLELFTLVHLPSPEQAYSKYPHEFSGGQLQRIMIAMALINEPDILIADEPTTALDVTVQAEVLDLIKEFQRKMGMAILFITHDLGVVKHLADRVMVMCKGEIVEEGETGLLFREPQHAYTKMLINSIPKGQKQPVKATAPELLCAENIKVKFLVKSHFIPSKSEYFEAVKGISLTLKQGETLGIVGESGSGKSTLGRAIIGLLPFTGNLSYKGQDLSLLSDKEKFALKKDVQMVFQDPYGSLSPRMTVGEIITEGLRMHKPKMSKQERLQKACLALEEVRLEPNSINRYPHEFSGGQRQRIAIARALILKPSKPYLTEY
- a CDS encoding TetR/AcrR family transcriptional regulator, whose protein sequence is MRIAEFDREKVLRSAMTSFMDKGYGKTSMQDLKKATGLHPGSIYCAFENKRGLLLAALEQYRLDRNAEFAGIFTGQRPVLTELKAYLDHIVLECQSCDASRACLLTKALNEVAEQDAEVHDIITLHLANWQVAITHVLQQAIDQKEITSDRNADLRAHYLMMGIYGLRTFAHTHPEGNTIKHLADQLYQDVCR
- a CDS encoding plasmid replication protein RepB; its protein translation is MELKELKVLFDNGGLKTVTIKRAPLMNGYILIVKTVNKNVHVMTSQREESNIPRAFKTIDAAAANAQKIGFKKIGIDFS
- a CDS encoding alpha/beta hydrolase family protein, with product MDNFFTDEVDVYCQDGYKLSATLFKPTTEIKAAILLAPATGITQQFYKNFACFLAEHGYAVITFDNRGIGKSLSGKVSASTASLQCWGEQDMPAVLEFLKTTYPDSSYHLIGHSAGGQLVGLMHNAKDLSSIFTFASSSGRLKNMKMPYAFKAHFFMNIFIPMSNLLFGHTKSQLLGMGEPLPKRVAQQWRHWCNGQGYVKTAFGKSIYNHLYDTLSMPSLWVNASDDDIAIDVNVTDMLTVFKNMNAETMTLSPEACNLSEIGHMKFFSRKASHLWEHPLTWLENNVPPQ